The following is a genomic window from Elaeis guineensis isolate ETL-2024a chromosome 10, EG11, whole genome shotgun sequence.
CCGACCTACTAGCCCCAACTGAAAAGAACAAGAGGTTAGGATGACACACAATTGTGGTATCCTCTAGCTAGGTCCTTTGTCAATAAGATTCATGCTTGTTGTTGATCGGACCGGGGTGGCCTTCCTCAAGATGCTTGATTCCAATGTCGGAGTGTTCTCGTTCTTACACTGGCTTGTTGTTTAGTTattttctcctctttctctttcatttCTTTTCTACTTTCAGTCTTTCTGTACTTACTTTCATCTCCTTAATAAAAGTGGTCTTCTTTTTCCAAGAATATAAAAGCCAAAAAATACTTTTAGTTATTAACATATAAATGCTAGTGAAGATAAGATTTGCCATATTGATCAATACTATACCATACCGAACATATTGTACTATACGAATATCGAAATAATATGTAATCTCATACCATGCGGATACTGAATATGCCTCATCATCTCATATTGTATCGCATACCGACACTGTAATAGGATGACAGCTGTATAAGTCTTGTACCAAGATAGCGAACCTTTTGTGAAAATACAAGTCTAAGCTGTGATGTTGTCCAAGTTGCTAGTGGATGAGGAGATGGTCCAAGGGAGGAGAACAATCATCATGAGGTCCAGGCCCCTaatgtaaattaaattttctaaacatTTGTTCCAGGTGAAGAAAAGAATGCTCACTTGAGGAAATTGGAGAAGGCCTCTGAAAACCTTCAACTCTTCAAGGCGGACTTGCTTGACTATGACACTTTAAAAGCAGCCTTTGCAGGATGTGAAGGAGTCTTCCATGTGGCTAGTCCTGTCCCTGCAACCAAAGTTCTTGATCCAGAGGCAAGTCTTTTACATGCTTAGATATATAAGAGATCAAAATTTTCTTATGAAGATACTTCAAATATGCTTATGCATCTGTATAAATAATAGGACATTGATATGATTATTGGATACTGCAATGCTCACGGTTTGAAATTGTCAGGGCTGATATTCATGTATAGTATTAGGAAATACTGAGTCATTTGTTTCATATAGGAATACAATGGTGGGAAGGACATATAGAGTTTTGATGGCTAAGAATTGTATACACCATTTTTCCTTGGGAAACTTGACACCCAATCTATTCTTTGATCGAAGTTTAGCATGCTGTCCcttaaatattatcatttaatttttagttctGCACACACTTATTTTTAGTTCTTCTGCACAATTATGTTCTCCTTGCACGCAGTTATATTGTCCCTGCACATATTTATATTCGTGCATACAAAGTTATTTGTAATTGTGTACGTATTGAAGAATGAGTGTGCATAGCCGCTACAGACCAGAAATTAAGGAAAGTTCGAAACTTGGGGCAGGCGTTATAAAGTCCCAGTTCAGGGACTAAAAGTTAGATTCTGGTCTGTGGAAGGACCAGCTGTTAAATACACTTTTTTTAAAAGGGTAACTCTTAGGTTcccaaattattatattatttccttgcatcttttctctgagagagagggagagagaaagattgGGCCAAGAGCCCAGTGAACTTCATTAAGACAATGAAATTACAAAGTAAAAAGGATTAAGAGATCAAATTAGCttacatgcaacttaaaattgaaAGATAAGGGCTATGTATTTGTAAGAGTATGTATTCTGAATTAGtatattttattctttaaatcttTTTTATCTCCATATATCACTTTACAGTTAGAGGTGATCACTCCTGCTGTTAATGGTACTTTAAATGTACTTCAAGCGTGTTCGGAGAAGAAAATCAAACGGGTAATTGTGGTGTCATCAATTGCTGCTGTTCTATTGAATTCACATTGGCCACATGATAAGCTACAAGATGAGGAGTATTGGTCATCTGAAGAATTTTGCAGGATGATTGAGGTGACTCTTGTGATCTTTGAAGCTTTTGTTTCTGTACCTTATTgtgaaatgaaataaaatatttttatctttttctttaataGATACACATACTCATATCTTGACAGATTATcgaaaagataatgaagtagctataaccacctctgatctgcacatcaaatggcccacacacatcggtgtgtaccaggacaagtaactcagtggccattTCCCCTGTCCTATAAAGGATAATTTgaccattttttctcaaagacaagattcacaagatggatatgactctgggttaagagagccaaggattccatcttttttcagtttgtttatcatgtcctctccaatatggcctaatcatgatgccacaagtacttctgattaattttatctctggatctcttttggtcTACAGTACTctctatttgctcgtttaaattcatatttgcatcaacatgcaagtgatatagactgtcaattaaaagatctcgtataaccaatttattttataaataaataaaataaaaatttttattgaaattaatttcaaaatctttctgtgctagcacagacatggaaatcaaatttcgactagctatagaaacaaaataataattctttaaatctaatctaaaatcagatagtaatcgaagaggatatgtGCCAATGGTCTCTGTGGTAATTTttactccattgtcgatccgaaagatcatgtcaccttctcttattctcctactttctattagaccctatattgaagtacatatatgagcactcaaatcagaatataatatccaactagaagtaaaagaaatcgtaaggttagattcaactaTAAATATATTTTTCGAACATATATGAGTATGCTGTTTTGAAAATTTCTTGGTTGCACTTTACTCCATCAGCCGCAGCTTTGGTGGATTGTCGTCTGAATTATGAGAATATTTATACAGCCTTGGATTTACGATGCATTCGCCCTATCATTGTAGATAAGGAAATTCACACATATCCCTTTGAAAATTGTCGTGCATTAGGGTGATGCTATGGAGTTCCCAGTTCATTAAGTGGAAGATGTAGTTTTTGATCCTCATCGATCGACCTCATTTTGCTTGTATTTCTTCTGACTGTTACACCTGGGATGGTGGTCATGGAGCCCAATGAAATGCTTTTGGTCCTCGTCTCTAAAATCTGCTTGTGGTATGTGCTGAGAGGCTAGAAAACACCATAGCGGTATccatttacaataaatccaaatgcAGTATTCCTTCTCTCTAAATTCAGCGGGGAGTCTATGGGGGAAGGTTAGGCAAAGGCACGAGGGAAAACCTATGCAGCAAACGATTCTAATAAAGCTGTTGCACAGATAAAAAAACCATAGGGGTGCTTAGTTCAGAGAAATTGAGGTTTGGAATGGAAATTGAAATGGATGATTCTCATTTCAGCTGcttggttggaaggagtcccattctgattccgatttcaaAATGGAATAAGAATGAtccaatctatctaaaactcaatccctactctcccctATAGATTCATATTTTCATTCCGATTCTAATTTCAGTCATGAACTAAACGCTTCGAGGGACTTTGTCATTTCAATTCCTATTCGAATCCATTACAATTTCTATTCCGATCGCGAACCAAGcccccaccccctccccccccATTTAGTCTTTCATTGCCTCTTCTAATGCATACTCTTTGCTTGATTTCAATAATTATTAAGGGATGTTTGGTTCGTGAGTGGaactggaatcgaaatcgaaatgactAAATCTCCTAAAGCATTTGGTCTGTGATCAAAATtcgaatcaaaataaaaatttgaatctttagAAGAGATTGAAGATTGAGTTTTAGGTAGTTTGGGTCATTTCTATTTCACCCTGAAATTAGAAAcgaaatgggactcctcccaactaaACAGTTAGAATAGAAGTTATCCATTGCTATTTCGATTCTGGACCTCAACTCTCTCCATCCCAATACCTCCCTAATGTTGATTGGGAGAGATTTTGGATTTGAGCATGCATTGAAGGTTGCATTCCACCGTGTttttcaaagaagaagaagaagaagaaaggaaatgaAGAATCATGAGTATAACCCACATTTATGATTTTATAGAATTTATAAGATGCCATTTTTCACTGCCAAATTATTATAAGAAGAACTAGAGAAATCTATTAACCGCACAACTTTGTTGCAAAACATTAGATTTGTCACTCACAGTTCCAAAAAAGAAAGTGAAGCTATTAAATCTGGTACATAGGCCTGAAGTATCGTCAACAAAGATTTCCCTTCAACTAATAACGGTTACATTAACCTTTCAATGCACATGGTCGAACGTATCAATGTACCTAAGCAAGGTGTTTCCTTTAGTTATTTTCTGGGTATCTATTATGATCAAAACATTATCGCGACAAATTGTACATtgatcttctcatgccaagataaTCTATTAGACTCAACATGAATAGAAGTTCCTTATCTCAACAGTTTTGCTGAATCTAAGATACTGATCCAGTTTCATTAATTTCTTTTCAGAATCCTGGACGTTTTGACCGCACCGAGACGCACGTTCTCTAGAAATTCTCCGAATCCTGTTTCTTGCGCATCTTTGgagtaaagttggcaataaaaCCGAAGGACCGTATTATAATGGTGAACAAAAAACTGATTATAGTGTGGCGCGTCCAAGTGATGTTACaaataattatgataaaaaatatcacgattcataaaatataaataatagatatatatttttatataataaattatattatataattatttcaaatcaacgtatatcaaatttaatcatattaagatATTTGGTTCTAGGCGGTCATGATCATAtttttcaatttataaaataataataaaaataattaattttataatctaTCATAAAAAGCATTACATCAATATCAGTGACGGCTTTGTTACTATTAATCTGCACTTtagcattatgaaaaaaatatgagtcacctctatttcttttttttttgactcagtTCCATTTTATTAGGGATTGCCGTAACCGGATCCATGGGAACCGAAGATAAGAAACTGGGTCGAAGGGGCTTGGATTTaagactcaaattttcaactaaTCTTAGTCAGGTCATAAACTAGTGAAACTGGGTCCAATTTTTAACATGCTGGCCTTAGGAGCCTAACATTTCGATCTTAATTTCGGGTATGGTTTTGCAAGAATTAGGATATGTATGGGTCTGCTCCGGGTCCACCTCATCCATTTGCATACTTTCCAGATTCTAATTTCACGTGAGTTGATACTTTTGTAGagcatctcgaagctgaagtGCGGTGGTTTCCCACCCAAATCCTTTCTTATCATCAAAATGGAGGAGCCGAAGACTTTCATAAACTGTCTTTAGCTACTCTCAACGATCCCACATCCCTCCCAAGGATTGAAGGAAACAATTATTGGCCCCTCGTCCTCGGATGTCAAAGGGTGGCAAGGTTAAGGCTTAATCGTTTGATGCATAGCGGatgaattttgcaaaaaaaattcgcCGAATGTCAAATGatacaatatataatattatataaaacatATGATGTTATATCATCATAT
Proteins encoded in this region:
- the LOC140852107 gene encoding cinnamoyl-CoA reductase 1-like; its protein translation is MEVAGQKGRVCVTGAGGYVASWLVKLLLSNGYKVHGTVRDLSEEKNAHLRKLEKASENLQLFKADLLDYDTLKAAFAGCEGVFHVASPVPATKVLDPELEVITPAVNGTLNVLQACSEKKIKRVIVVSSIAAVLLNSHWPHDKLQDEEYWSSEEFCRMIEVTLVIFEAFVSVPYCEMK